AGAAGTGCACGTGTTGATCGTAAGGGTAagcaagaagagaaaagaaagagaggctAAGCAAAGTTGCACGAGGAGTCCACTACGGGGATGAACGTGAGAGAATAATGAACGGTGGCTGATGCATCTCTCTGTTTTGCTGAGTGGTCCACTCCTCCAGGAGGCGGAAGAGGGGAAATCACCAAAAATGGCGGTGGTCCAGTCCATTCCTTTCCTCCCACCACCATCTACCTGGATCATGCACCAGTTGATCCTTTCAAAAAAATggggaaaggaaaaaggagaCGAGAGGCTAGGGTTGGACCTCTGATCAAAGAGAGAAAagtgatattaaaaaaaaaaaaaaaaaaaaaaggtcgacGACGTCGGTGCACACTGCACTTAGCTCACTGATTAGCTGCTACCCCCAAATAAAATCATGTTTGTTTGGGAATCGTCTGATTAATCACTGATTAGCAACATATATATCTCCAATCACAACCGGCCGCGCCTGAGAATTGCGAAGGTGCCACGTTTTCCCcttgaaaaagagaaaaaagtttTCCTAGATCAAGTGCAGGAATCCAAGCACGGCCGTCGTGGATGCACATGATTGATGGCCTTTCTTAGCAGCAGTAATTTAGTACTAATATCAAGTGATGCGAGCATAATACTAATAAAAGCCATTGGGTGGACGCCCCGCCGCCCCCGCCCCATTGCTGAGGATCTCTGTCGGCCATCCGGACGGATTGATTTAGAAAGATTTGCTGCTAAACTAACCGAGAGCGGCGGAGTTCAATTCGTGTACGGAGTTGCAACATGTGGCACGGGCTCAAAACTCAAAAGTAGAGTAGCTCATGCCAATTGCCAAGCCATCCTCTCGTATCGTATCAGCCTTTAAAGTAGGAAACTAAAAACCGGTACTGTCCACCTTCCCTCAAGTATGCGTGTGGCATGTGGCTTAATTGGCTAGACGAGAAAAGTGTCGCCAGACTAGTCCAATTTATTGGAAGCAAAGAAACATGGCCTCCAAATTCAGGAAGCTTTAGCACTTTTCTATACGGTGCCTCCCTCTCTATACACTCCACCGTATGGGACCATGCCTGACGCGATGTGCATCCTGCGGGCCGCCTTCGCTTACCCGCTCCGAGGAATATTGTGCTTCCCATCTCAAAGAGggacccaaaaaaaatgaaaaagacgGGGAGGCCGGGGTTGGTGGCGGCGGCACATTGATTGGGTCGACTTGCTTGTTTATTGGCCATCCCAAAGTTACCACTTCCTCTGggctcagaaaaaaaaaagttgccgCTTCCTCTTTGTGGGCTACGCTAGTATGTGTTCCTCTTATGAAAAATGGCTTTGATAATTTGTTACGGTTTTGACATACATCAAGGTGGTATGTGTTctaaacattttaaaaaaaggTAGTATGTGTTCTCCTATTCAATATCCATTAAAAGTTAATGAATCATGAAAAATACGTGTCACTCACATTGAGTGCAACAAAATTTCTAAATCCTTGTATTTTACTTCTTTTCTTCCGTCCCATTCTGATagtcttattttttttctcacataattTAACGTCATAGTATAATATCCAAAAAGAATTACAGAATCTCTCGAGATCATAAAATTGAGGTGCATGCATGGACCACCGTGCTGGTATTCTGTACCAGTACCTCATGTCCTGGGCCTGTGTTTGTTTGATCCCATTTCCCAACTCCTACCTCATACTTGATGCTTCATCTTATGGGACCCCACaacttttggaacaaaaaaattaacaaaagttAAATTGAACAATTTAAGGAAAAAGATTAAGTACACCATAGACGTACTCGGTACTTGTACTTGTACGGTTGGTACTGAACGAGGACCAACaggaaaatcttttttttttttcggagacgACAACAGTTATATAATCCAATTTATTTTACACTATTAAGGGGGAGGGAGCGGATCTAAAGAAATCCATAAATTATGCGTGTTTGTCCATAAATTATACtccttaaaatttattaattgttaattgatttatagtactttgtcattcattggatatgtagcacaaagggcaaatctcgtacaaaattctaatttcagttcctaaaataatattttaatcatttggactaaatttgcaaaggattagtaacctcaggggaggtcagtgtaatttttcaaaccacaaggggaggtcagtgcaaatgtcagaaacctcaggggaggtttctgcaattatcccttatcTTTATGCCGGTTGACCTGCAAATCTCACACAAGTAATTCAAAAGAGAAATAATCTCCTTCCTCCCGCCAACCACAAACCACCAGAATTATGACATTATTGTTATCGGACTATCCTCCTGCTACAACAAAAGTAAATTAGAAAAGCGCACCAATTAATTATGTTATCTTAACCAACAACAACATTCCATTGCATTTGCATTCAAGTTTCGCCAACTTATTTTCAATTTTCCGAAGATCGTACGGAACAGGAATACCATACTGTcaattcaatatatatatatatgtaaatattaTCTGCActcttattatttattttatcatataatctaataaataaaaattatatcaTTAAAATGATAATACGAGTGTGATTAACGAAAATGAGAttgcaaataatatttttcaaaatatataaattaattgTAAAAGTAAGTAAACTGGATTGATGGTGCAGTACTATCAACTATGGTTATACTTGTAGCTAATGCCATTTTAGATATTGCCGAAAGTTTCCGTTACCaaaccaaatcactccacccccccccccccagctCCCAACTCTTCGGACGTGGTCAATATCGGTTCCTTCTACTTCAACGTCAAATTATCCTTTTGACCAACTCCTCCCTCCCTAGtccctttcttttccaaaacTTTTTTATTCTAATGGTATGTTTTTGGTAAGATGTAAAATATTTTATGTTGAAATTATTTTATAGGAAAAGATTTGCATTTACGGTGTTTGGTTGCAATTTGAAGCTTTGCTTCTATCATTAAAATGTCAATGACCAATCGCCGCCACCACTGTTGTTCCCTGCCACCACCGTGTTGGAGAAGGAAAAATCAAGttgttaaaaagaagaaaattccaTTTACATCGAAAGTTTTTCGATAATGAAAACATTGATTAGTTTGTAACGAGTGAAGATTCAGCAAATTACCTGACACGCTTTTGGGGTCTTTCGCGTCGTCATCTGGATTGAATGTTCTTCTATCAACAAATGACAAGAGTTTCAACTTTATCAACGGATGCATTGTtttggaaaacaacttcaaatcCTCATTTAAGGATGCTGATTTACATCGAAATGAGGAAAATAATTTCTTgcgtaaaatattttcaccagTTCTAAGACAACCAAACACCagaaattgtgaaaaaatatttttcggaAAAATATTTCCGGTCCAAACAAACACACCCTAGGCCTAGAATCTTTTCAAAGATAGAAAATTCTAAAGCCATTACAATTCAACATTCAACAACCACGGTGCATCAGGAGTATATTTATTGACCGGAATAGGAAAGAACTTGTTTAGCAGATACAAAATGACCAACATCACGTCCCAATCCCAAATACTAATAGCTTTTGCCCACCTCAcacctttttttcatttttttaatagaaGTAATGTGAGAATTTCATAAACCCCACTCGCCCCGCTCCTCCACTTTCCCTACTGCTACTGCCTAGCGACTCCTTATCCCCCGCCCCCGCCACCGTCCAGCAGAATCACATTTATTCATAACCTTCCCGATTAATGATACTTActtatatctatatctataccTGTATCATCTCAAGTGAACATTTCCCATCACAGAAGTACTACTATTAttcaaaaaaaggggaaaaaaattttatttgctgCATGTGATCAATTGCTGAAAGAGCTGCTAATGGGGTTGTGTTTTTCGCGGAGGGCGACGGTGAGGAAGAAGCAGTCGAGACGGCTGACTAACCAGTCGTCGTCATCGGCTGGAAATGGAGGGAGTAATAGGTGGTCCAGGATTCGGTCCACTAAGAAAGAGGAACCCATCATCCACGAGCGAGCTTTGGCTGCCGCGATCCTCTTGCAACAGGAGTTGCAGAACTCCGGCGCCGCCGCCGCCGCGCCTTTTGATCGGTCAACTTCTTTGAGGTATCCCAACGGAGGAAGCGCTAAAAGGAATCAGACCTTGCCTAGGAGTTCCAGCTCCAGAGCCCGCTCCCTTACTGATCCTTTACTGCACCCTCAACAGCTGCTCAATCAGGTACTCCTCATAataaatcatcatacatgaaatcctccctccccccccccctcttcttttttccttcataGTAATTTCTTCATCATGAACTTCCAATATTGTTTCTAACTTTCCCAATTGGAAGGTAACTGATTGAGGTGATCCTTAAATTAGTCGAGGACTTTGTTATTTTGGCCGTTTCTTTTCATCACCTTTCatattcttcctcttcttctttgcAAACAAATTACAATCGCATTCGAGATATGAGGCTCGTATGACTATTGTATTCGTATTAATGTTCCATTTGCAATCCTGGAATAACACTTTAGGACCTGACCTGATTAAAATCAGCGATCAAATTCAGGCCAACGACTAAAGCTTTGGTCTTATATTTGCatcaatggaaaaaaaaaaggtttatgATCATACACATACGAAAATTACACAGCGGCTGGTAGTGGTGGTTGCCTGGAATATTtgacatttctttttttttttttttcaatcacatACTTGTAGAATTTTGTtagtatttaaaaattttatatattcGTTCATGCTAAAATTTTTGGCATGTGGACAAAAATGTCTTTTTCATTGTCCTGTCTCCCCCAGGTACTTCTATATGTTGCTTCTTATGGGCAAATGTAAAAGACTAACAGTTTTGTAGTATATCCTTGCATTGTAAAGATGCCTGATTATGATTCTAGAACTACAAGCATAGATGGGCACATAGAAGATATTCCTATTAACAAGCTGGAGTTATTTACTGcactttttttttgtgcatATTTAACTACCAAGGTAAGACAATTGTTCCTGGAGTAAATACTTTGTTGAGGTACTTTTCATGGTAGCCAAAAGTGTATCCGGTGAAAGTATATTATGGCCTGAAAAATTGAGAACAGTTTCAAAGTATAATTTTGCACCCTAACAAGCTATCTCCTAAAGGTTTTCTATTTGTCGACTAGAATTTCCCTCAAAGGATGGTTTTATGGTGCTTTATCCTTGACTTCTTTCCCAGTTGTTCAAATTTGGCATCTATGGAATTGGAAAACAAACTTTTGATATCCAAAACTACTGCCTATGCACGAGGATGTTAATTCAGgattcaagaattttttttttcattttttaattttttttttctggtttcagTTTGTAATCTATGTTGGGGTAATGTTGCACAGCATACTTCTTAatccttttttatttcttatttttttaaactcgtATAAAAGCTAGATATGCTGATGGCTGGAAAAGATCCgcattcccccccccccccccggggcgGATTCTGTATGCACTCTCGGTCAATGCTTATGTTTATTCTATTGCATCATTCTTAACTTGTTTTCCCTTTGCCAGGATGTAAAGCTTGAGGGTCTTGAGACAAACCATTTTGTCCTTGTTCATGGTGGTGGTTTTGGGGCATGGTGTTGGTACAAAAGCATAGCTCTTTTAGAAGAAGCTGGATTTAAAGTTACTGCAATAGATTTGACTGGTTCGGGAGTTCATTCATTTGACACAAATTGTATCACAAGTCTTTCACAGTACGTGAAGCCACTATGTGACTTCCTTGAAAAGCTTGCAGATGGGGAGAAGGTCATTTTTCAGTTCCATCATTTGATCTTTCCTGTCAAGCTCAACTTTTGTTTGGCtgctttttgtaattttttttatactagAGCTACAATGATTCTTTAATAGAAAAGAAGAGTGAATGCCTGAATCCCTCTGTCCAGTGCTCACTAGCTATTGTGGgttagcttgacacttgagctTCAGCCCTAGTTTTGTGTTATACCTACACAATTCATCTGCCATATTGACTGCTAACTTCCTCTGCAGAATTGTTTGAACTTGTAATGGAGTGAACTATATTCAAGTGCCATGCTAATGTTGTCTGATGCAACAAAGCATAATAACAAACTTGAAAAGTTAGTCTTTTTTTACACATTTGACCCCACGTGCAGGTAATTTTGGTAGCACATGATTTTGGCGGTGCGTGTTTATCATATTCTATGGAGCTATACCCCTCTAAAGTTTCAAAAGCTGTTTTTATAGCTGCAGCAATGTTGACTAGCGGCCAAAGTACCCTTGACATGTTCTCGCAGAAGGTTTGTTCTTCCTCCCACCATACATGGattctatttttaattttttttcaggaACTCTTAGCTCAGTTAATTATTGCAGTACTGTATGAAGTGTGGATGTGGTTGTCATagaaaccccccccccccttggGGGCTCACACACAGACACTGACAGCACAATTTCTGAAGAATGATTTTCATTCTATCACCATCTAGTAGTCTTAATTGTGGATTTTATGCACTGTGTATCTTAGATATCTACTTGACATGCTGAATTTGCTCTTAATctgcccccccttttttttggggggggtgGAGGAGCGGTGTGTGGTGGTGTGGGGGGGGGATATTCTCACAGGCAAACTATGGGAAAAAAGGGGACCATTGATATTTGTGAGGGAAAATGCAATACGATTTTCAACTACAGAGATGGGTTGTTGCTTTTAAACAAACAAATCCAAGTGGAAAGATGTATGGCACTTTTGAGAATTAGGCATTTCTAGAGCCATACTGTGCTTATGCTTCTCAGTAGCAAGTTGCATTATCTATAAGCAGCTCTTGGATTCTGGAACAGACGTGCATTAGCAGCTATCAATGTCCTCAGATATGAGTTTATGTGGCTATCTTGGATGTAATCCTTATAATTAGCTTAAAAAACTCATGCTGCAGAGGCTCTACTGGAAATAATGAACTCTTGAATTAAAAATAAGCTGTCGTTCTTAAAATTTCTCATATTATGTATTTCAGTGCTGGTGTTCACTCAACTGTGTGCTTACTGATTACAACGTTTCTGGGGTGCTACTGAATTTCTGTAACTTTTGCAGACAGATTCAAATGATCTAATGCGACAGGCACAAATATTTCTCTATGCCAATGGGAATGGTCACCCTCCAACCGCTATTGATCTGGATAAGTCTCTCTTAAGGGATTTATTGTTCAACCAGAGTCCATCTAAGGTAGTGTGCTCTATACATGGTACAGATTTTCTTGTAATAGATGGCCCTGAAGGGGGATGAGTCCTGATATTCAGGAATGTTATTTACAATTTgcacaaaattgaaatttttgaatgGGAATCTGTGGCAATTCGCTTCTAGTAGCTTTTGACGTAGTGGGTTAAATCATTGTCCAGCTTACCATGCCAATTGGATGGTTAGATCATGCTTAGGATGACGGATGCTCGAGTGTGCTTGCCTAGTTTAACTTTATGGCTGTATAAGGGATCGTCATGTTTCCAATTTGCTTGGTTACTCTTGCATGCCTCTTGCTTTATATCTTTGCTAAGATGGCCGTGTTTATGCATGTATGCTCTTGCTCATGCTCGTTCTGTGGTTCTGTTCATTTGCCAGGATGTTGCTTTAGCATCTGTCTCCATGAGGCCGATCCCCTTCTTGCCAGTTTTGGAGAAGCTGTGTCTTTCTGACGCCAAGTATGGTACTGTTAGGCGGTTTTATATTGAAACTCCAGATGACAATGCCATACCCATCTCTGTGCAGGAGAGTATGGTAAGCAAAAGTCCCCCAGAGAAGGTTTTTCGTCTAAAAGGTGCTGACCACTCACCTTTCTTCTCGAAGCCTCAAGCCCTACACAAGCTGTTGGTAGAGATTTCAAAGATCCCATGAGCATTTTTCTTTGCATTCCCTAGAGTCCAACTGACATGACCTGAGAATTGGCACACCTTATGAAATTTGCCTCCAGACTTTCAGACAGACTACAAGCTGCACCAGACACTCTGTTCCGGAGTGAGATAGTAATAAAACGGTCAATTTATCTGTCTGTTTCTCTAAGCAAGTGTGAAGGCAATGAATAAATTATGAGATGGGTGGCATTTAAAATTATGCTGTGTGGAATGGAATCACTGGATGTAGAGAGAGAGCGAGGGCTCTAGATTTTTATGGAGGTAAGGTGGGGAGCGGAGAAGAGGAGGCCACTACTTGTGGTTGAACATCTTCGCCTGCAATTGGGTTTCTATTTCTTCCGCTTGCAATGTCAATCCGCTGCGGGGTTTGGCGAACTGCTTTTAAGTGCTGATCTGTTTCAAGAATCGAAAGGGAGTGAAACGAAAAAGGAGCATTTGCAATTTTTGGACGCAATCTGATTTGCCTTGGAACAAATTATTTCTGTGtcactaaaacaaaaaaaaaaaaataacttctTCGATATATTCACACACGAGTCATGATAAGTTTTCCAAAACCAATTTGAATATCTGAACTGGTTTAGCTTTCGGTGCACACGGCGTGCTTTTTGCATGCCCATCTTCCATTACCAAAATAATGGAGCAACGCAAGTGACAAAATAAATGAGTCTTAAATGGGTCGCATGTGATAGCCATCCATAAATATATGAGGTCAGGCAGACCTGGTAAATTGGTAATTTACATGAGCTGTTAACTGGTAATTTTTTTCCAttacttgtttggattgctgttttTCGTTGAAAAATTATTTCGTTTTTCGTAATcatatttttctattatttttttccctcacatacatcaaatcgttccagttattttttcatgaaaaatgcaatccaaacgtattGTATTGAAtataaagggaaaaaagaaaaggaaaacaaaaagtgaATTTCTTCTTATGCCGACAACAAATTACACAGGGTGATGGAAAATCAAAGCACCTGAATGTCAACCCATGCCTTTGCCAAAGTCTAACTTTAAATAGGAGAAATGAGATAGAAACATGAAATTAAGTAAATAATACTTTAATATACTGACGTTTTTCCGactgagtttttttttaaaaacaaaaaaattttgttttcctgaaaacaactccaaaatccaatcaTTCAAACAAAGTCAAATAGATTACAAAACAGCTTTGAGGTATGTCATGAACAAAGTTTGGAAATGGCTTAATTTTACTTTACATCCTTCAAATATATTTGAATTCCCACTTCCGTCTCTCTTTAATTCCTAAAGTTTAGTCTCAAAAAAGCATGAAATTTGTCTTACCTTATCCTTTAACTGTAAAATTTGTCCCACGATTTTATTTAAGTGGGGCAGAACTTAGATTTTACAGACTAaagtgttttattttaaaatttagaaATCGAAGTAAGATTCCAAATATAGTAGAAGGgtgcaaagtggaattaacccttggAAAATAGGCATGATTAGTAACCATCCACGGCCATCTTTGTTCCTACTTGTGTGCTTTAATAATTGTGAGACAGAGGCCTTGGAAATTAATGCTACTTTATTGAATCACAGAACATGGAATTGTGCGTTTTAACATTCCATGACACATTAAGCCATAGAATGTAGgggtaatttcagaaacctctcttgaggtttCTAAACATTTCACATAGATACCCTCTAATATGAAAAATTATACTGCCCTCCCCTTGATTGACATAGTTGATGACAAATTAAGCCCCATATGAGAAAAGGTAATCTTAAAAGTAATGAATCAATCTTGTCAAACAATTATATTTCAAGTTTGCCCTTATTGACCCTACAAGAAAATGAGTTAAAAttttgggtaagaaaaatggcaataaaaaagaaaaattggcaCCAAGTTGATCCCCTTGGGACAtgaaaataacattaaaatcaACATTCTCAATAGTAAAGTCTTACAAGAATCGTTAGAAGTGCAGCGGTACCCAAATATTGATAACGATCGACCTGCATTTGCTAGCTATATTCATTTCATTCAGATTGTAAAATTCATTTGAAATATGAATATAATTGTAAAAATGTACCCCCAAAGTTGAGACTTGGTAGTTATATAATGGTAGAACCACAAGGGCACGAAATAGTGGATTTAAATTCATCTACAATATTTAGTAGAAATTTATCTACCAAACTTCGAAATCAAAGATTCTAGATGTACAAAGCACTATAAACTAAAACaagttttaaatataataaataacaAGGTCATACACTTCAAGTTTATTGAATACCCACAAAAAGTTGTCATGTTGTTCGATTCAAGCATATTAGGAGGAATTGCGTTCATATGATCCACAAAACAAGTTGATTACCAGCCCATTTTCATGTAACTTAAACCTTTCCAATGACTGTTCTATCAGTATTGGCATCCATAGTTGCAACACTCATTGGAATCATACATTTCATATGTAGCAAATAATTAAGATTTTTAGGTAATTCATGAAGTACTTTCTCACAAATATCATTCGATAGTTCTATGTAAGAGTACTTATCAAGACCGATATTAAGAATCCTGATTCTCTTTCCCTTGTAGTGAATTACAATGTCATATGCAACTATAGGTGACATCCTATTTTATACAATTAATCATTAGTATCATAATTGTTActaaaatcaaaacttgaataATAAACTGAAACCTTCTTTATCATATAGGAATAACATCTAGGAGCACCTTTCACAATACAAAAAACTGGGCGctgggagtgtttggatagcacaaatatttcaaataatatttcgcttgcatcataaatacattttccaacccacctttttatatttcccaattacctttttatttcacatacatcacatcacaaaacgtactacagtaattattccaaataatatttcaaataataccttATCCAAACAATTATAATTTTTTGTTCATTTACCCACATTATATAGGTTTGTTATCTCGAAACAATCTCAACTAATCTTTCATTCTTCCATTACCAGCATTTATTGCTCGACAAGTTTTACAAGTAGTACAACTAATAAATTGAATAGAAAAATATTATGCTTGGAAGACTTATTTTTCCCCATATTTCTAGGACTCTAGGGACTGATTTTgtaagggtatttcagtcactTTACTGTTGTTGAAGATGATACCTGGTCACTTCAAAATGAAATGGGAGGGCAGTGTAATTTTTGATATTAAAAGGTATTTATGTGTAATTATTAGAAACCAATTATTCCAAGAATTTCTACTGctaattttttttgctttgaatTTGAAGTACGTTACGTTCAGGCCTTTCAGTTTCAGCATAATAGTCCTTTGCCAACACCCCCACCCGCAACCCCAaaaaaagtataaaaaaaaaaaaaacacacacacacacacacacacacacacacacacacacacaattatTATTGTCGCTTTGGGGCTCCCTCAATTTAAACCTCACTTGCTCCTTACTTCTTCTCCCCCTCCCGACTTAAAACCaaacatctctctctctttcctctctGCGTCTCGGCTAAGCAAATTCAAAAAGGTAAGGACGAGTCATAAGAAAATTTCTAACCAATCGATCATATTAGT
The genomic region above belongs to Coffea arabica cultivar ET-39 chromosome 7c, Coffea Arabica ET-39 HiFi, whole genome shotgun sequence and contains:
- the LOC113697965 gene encoding putative methylesterase 11, chloroplastic, which produces MGLCFSRRATVRKKQSRRLTNQSSSSAGNGGSNRWSRIRSTKKEEPIIHERALAAAILLQQELQNSGAAAAAPFDRSTSLRYPNGGSAKRNQTLPRSSSSRARSLTDPLLHPQQLLNQDVKLEGLETNHFVLVHGGGFGAWCWYKSIALLEEAGFKVTAIDLTGSGVHSFDTNCITSLSQYVKPLCDFLEKLADGEKVILVAHDFGGACLSYSMELYPSKVSKAVFIAAAMLTSGQSTLDMFSQKTDSNDLMRQAQIFLYANGNGHPPTAIDLDKSLLRDLLFNQSPSKDVALASVSMRPIPFLPVLEKLCLSDAKYGTVRRFYIETPDDNAIPISVQESMVSKSPPEKVFRLKGADHSPFFSKPQALHKLLVEISKIP